GCACAATTTCAAAGTCATTTATAGGAAAGGGGACTGGTATTGATGATGCTGCTATGGGAGCTTGTGGGCTGGGTGAAGGGTTTAGTGATTGGAGGGTGCTAGTAGTACTGTCATTTACaggtttttgttgattttttgaaGGCTGGTTTAGGCAGGAGGGAGACTGATGGTGATTGCTTTCAGGTAAGTTTGGTGAGAGCTTTGGTAGTTTTGGAATTGTAGGCAATAATAGTTTATTTACTGAGGGTTCTGGGTTAGCTTTGATAGTGTTTTGCTTATAGAGAAATTGATCTTCGAAGAACACAACATTAGGAGTGACTATGACCTTGCCTTGTTGAGTGAGGCACTTGTACCTTTTATGTACTATTCCATAGCCAATAAAGGTGCAAGGGGACGACATGAAATCTAATTTGTGCTTGTTATATGGTCTTTGATGTGGGAAGCACAGGCAACCAAACACACGCAGGTTTTCATATGAAGGCTTCCTTCCAAATAGCTTTTCTGCCGGGGATACACCATTTAGAACTAGTGTTGGGAGGATATTAATCAGCTTTGCAGCAGTGCAAAAAGCTTCTCCCCAGAATTTGGTAGGCATAGAGGCTCCAGCTAGTAGAGTGAGTCCCATCTCTACAATATGCCTGTGCTTTCTCTCTGCTGATCCATTCTATTGATGGACATGTAGGCAGGAAAACCTATGCAGCACTTCCTTTTCCTGCAGTATCTTTGATAGACTAATGTACTCAACAGCATTATCACTTTGTAACATTTTGAATTTAGTGTTTAATTGCAATTTAACTGTTTGTtggaaattttcaaaaactgtTTTCAATTGAGCTCTAGATTTGATTAAATAAAGTCAGGTATATTTTAAAAATGCATCAATAAAGTTGACAAAGTACCAGTTTCTATTACTATCTGACATAGGAGCAGGCCCCCAAATGTCTGACTACACAAGTTCTAAAAGGTGTTTATACAAGATTTGTGAAGAGGAAAACGGTAAATGATGAGATTTTTCAATGCAACAAGCTAAGCAATTAATTTTCTCAGGTAAGGCAGCAATTTTACAAGCTTTCAGGCCTTTAGAGACAACTAAATGGTTGGCATGGCCTAATCTAGCATGCCACATCACAAATTTGTTCTTGTTTCTTACTGAAGAGGTATAGGTAGCTAGTATTTGTAGGTTGTAAAGATTAGTAAATCTATAAAGACCTTTGTTTATAGTGCGTGGAAGCACCACCTTCCTTGTCTCTTTAGTCTTTATACAACACCTATCATTATGGAATTCAAAGAAAATTTGATTGTCATAGCATAATTGATGCACACTCATTAAATTCTTTGTAATTTCAGGCATACACAACAGTTTTCTCATGTGCAGTAATCTAGAGCTCAAATTAGTCTTAAAACATGAATTTCCAACAAAAGAAATTTGCAAACCTATGCCATTGCCGATTACAATCTCCTCTTTGTCACAgtattcttctttttccatCAGATTTTTTGCATCATGTGTCATGTGATGTGTAGCACCTGAGTCAGGATACCAGCTGGAATCTTGCACTGTTGCTAGTGTTGCAGAAGTTTGCTTCAGGTTGAGACACCTGATTATTGCTGTTATTGTAGACTTCTCTTCCATAATCCTCCTCTTAATATTGATCTTCACTGTATCTGTACCAACAGGTTCTTGCAATGTGTCCAACTTTGTCGCATAATTGACACTGTGGCCTATTACTATTTTCCCTTGCATTGTACATTCTTTGCCCTCTGCTGTATTAACCCCTTCCATTTGAAAATTGTGCATCATTGTTGAACTGTCCACTACCTGTTCTTTCTTGCATCTGACTTCCTTCAGAGTAACTCCTACCTCCTCTAAATGTTCGACCTCCTCTTCCTCTGAAACTGCCTCTGAAGCCTCTCCTAGCTTGATAATTTTGATCATAGTTCCTGAATTGTGCTATATTAGCTTGCATAAACACCTTAGGTTTTCTAAATTTTGCAAGCATGCTTTCATGAGCAAGCAATAGTGCCTCTAATTCTGCCACAGTAATGCTTTTAGATCTAGCTAGTACTGATGTATATACTGAAGAATACTCCTCAGTCAAGCCATGCAAGATTGCATTAACATGATCACTTTCCTTCACTAATTCACCTACTAAGGCCAATGCATCACTTGTACCTTTGATCATTAAGAAATATTTAGTTACAGATCCTCCAATTTGGAGAGTGTTGAGCTTGTTCTTCAACTGCATCACCTTAGCTTTGATCTATGAGGAGAAATGATCTTCCTATCTTTTCCATATTTGATGTGTATACACGCAACCTACCATTCTTGTAGTGAAAAGTTTGCTCATTGAAGCCAATAACCACGACTTAATTAAGGAGTGCATCTTGCCGTTTCCATTGTTGATAATCTGGATTGATTGTTGTGTCTATGCCATTCTCCAAAGCTATGAACTGCTAAGGAATTCCTCTCTCTCTGTGACATGACTTAGCATATCATTTCCTTCTATAGTTGAGATTGCTTGATCCTTCCACCGCAAGAAGTTGTCCTTATCTAGTTTTATGGAGATTGGTGTTGCGACGAAGCTTTGTGCCATTGTTGATTGAACGGCTTGTAGTTACTTGTGGCGTATTGAATCTTGTGAAGCcaatggctctgataccataaaaAGTACTAAACTCCAGAGGCAACTTTTAGAAGAAGAGTAAATAGAAAGGAGAGAGTAGAGTTAAGGGTAAATGAAATTTCATTGAACTGAAAAACTTGAGCAGTAAGTTACAGAGAGTGAGAACATTTATAGATAGTTGAAACCTTCTGGTACATAGACTAATTAACTTAGCACTCTGATAACTAGCATCTATTTGTAACTAACTGAGACACACTTCTAAAAGTTTTTGTAAATACAGTTCAACagaaagcacaaaaaaaaaaaaaacaaaataactaaaaaatagaataattaactGAAATAGAGAGAGGCAGAACTAGTGAGCCTTCCTTGCTGCTAGCTTAACATGACctctaacaataaaaaaaaatacaagaccAAGTCAAAAGTTACGATTttaaatagaatatatatataggtgagaaaaacttaaaagaaaaagtatataatATCACAGTTTTGGTCTTGGAAGTTAGAGCAAAGTATTAGTCTACTCTTGCATAATAATTCTTTCAAGGAATCcttatgattattgatgtcaTTTAGTTTAGTGAAGTCCTTAATAATGTTCAGAACAAAAACTCGTGTATCTTACATTCTCATATTTCAATGATTAAGACCGTATATACAAagtaattatcaattttatttaaaaactttCGTGTCCTAATATAtagttctttattttcaatGGACACTAGCTAGTTAGAGGTCAACTTCTATCACCGTGAAGGAATGGACAATGGAGAGATACAATTCAAATTGCTCACTACGTCATCATTATCAAGTCTTCTCCATTAGGCTGTAGTATTGATAAACCTTGATTGGGACATAGCTTGGGGCAAAAGAAATGATAatacattatattttatttttaaaagatttgatgaTTGGTCTTTGGAAGCTATTGGCTTGCTCCTGTTTTCAAATATAGCCAGTTGGAATTAAGGACACAACgtaactaattaaattaaaaatattcccatttctttttccataaccaaagGCCACGATGCTTTTTGCTTAGTACGTAGTCAtaggtttatatatatatatatatatacgtgGACACGTGATCAAGTTGTATACTTCTTCTTATACTATATATGCATGAgataaaataaactttattattaaaatattattagaatcGTTAACAGTTGAAAatgaagttaataattaataaatgaatATTTATGAGGGTAGTTGATAATAtcctatatttataaaatttgtagttggattatattttatttgctatattttcaaaatatatatagttagtTAAAGAGAACTAGGTATCTATAAGGTCATCCATATAAGGTTTGGGGTTATTAGGATTATTAGGAGAAATAGAATTAGAAAAATGGGGTTATTAGGGTTACTATATGGTGTTGTGGTATTGGGAATAATGATGATCTATGTGTATGGTTCAGTTATTCCAGAAGCTACATGGAAAGAAATAATGAATGTGAATAAGGAAGGGACATATATTGGAATAGTGGTGCCAAATGCCTTTGAGCTCAAACCTCTTCTTCAATCACCTAGCTTTGTGCCTCATCACAAGTTTCCTAACCTTGATTTTGCCGGTAACATTTTATAAACTCTTGTtaattatttgatattattatatgaatttaattagTATGCATTgatagtgtaaaatattttataaaatcatcTAAGTATATCTGTTCTTTTAAATGAATATTTATACGATTATGTAAACTAACATGcatgcatcaaaattaattctACTTGATATTGTTATGTGTGctttttaactattttcttcctctttcttgtTCATGCAAAATTAAAAGCTGGTTATTGTTCTTGGGAAGTtggtcttttaattttttcataagtAAATCTTTAATCTCGTCACTCGTTCGTCATTAAAAGTAATACCTCAAGAtcgaaaagtaaagaaaaaattgttcatcatcatcagaGAAATTTGTCTCTAGTTATTTTTTACTGGATAAATTTATTTGCCCTTCACTAATTGATCAAACAAGTGATATATTTGTTCTCTTCATACATGTATGAATTTTATACCATATGACTAACTTGTTATTCTTTTTCGAATGGTGGGAGTCAAATTTATTGTGAGGcacatgtttttcttttttcaaattatatttttattacacatacattttttaacatattttgtaCGATATGACtaatattgtattatatttatacctacataattttagtatttgaattaaataaattacattcatatctaaatatataaaagttagcccattaataattacaaattaGATAAACACTTAATTTTGTTCAATCAAACACTTaactctaataatttttattattctaaattttttttaaaattattcatgtCAGACAAATTAGTCTGATTTATCCGTCATTTTGAACGGAGGCTAATTtatcttataataatatttattaaatttaataaNNNNNNNNNNNNNNNNNNNNNNNNNNNNNNNNNNNNNNNNNNNNNNNNNNNNNNNNNNNNNNNNNNNNNNNNNNNNNNNNNNNNNNNNNNNNNNNNNNNNNNNNNNNNNNNNNNNNNNNNNNNNNNNNNNNNNNNNNNNNNNNNNNNNNNNNNNNNNNNNNNNNNNNNNNNNNNNNNNNNNNNNNNNNNNNNNNNNNNNNNNNNNNNNNNNNNNNNNNNNNNNNNNNNNNNNNNNNNNNNNNNNNNNNNNNNNNNNNNNNNNNNNNNNNNNNNNNNNNNNNNNNNNNNNNNNNNNNNNNNNNNNNNNNNNNNNNNNNNNNNNNNNNNNNNNNNNNNAATCTCTTAATCCTTTTCCTAATTAATACCTATTCTACTAATTTATCTACAAATAAGTAAAAGAGACAAAAAATTAAgatatgtttaatatttttagaacaaaaaaattaatcaagatTTTCCTTGtttattaattagtaattagaGTGATATATCATTATCGTATTTgaaagtaacttataaataagttattttgtatttggatttttatttttaaaaatatttatttaaaaaaaagtgataaaaagttttttatttgataaataagtTAATCATCACATGGTAAATAAATTGATCTAAAAGCTTATTATcacaatattttttctttataaaatttaGTAGGGACTCTATTTATTATCCATAACACAATCAATTTAGTCCTAGTTAGTTGTATGTTACTAGTCACCATTATTCAATAGTCAGAGCAATAGAAAAGTTCTAAACTTAGAACTGAAAGCCATGTAAACCAGCCAAAACTATAGTTTATAGTGTAATAAATGAGAATTCTTGGGACaagtaatttttagtatttttttattattatttagttaacataaatattaaattatttttaacattattcataataaatttgatGTGACTACTAATCTACTATGATATAAGTGAGCAGAGGTTTGGAGATGGTCCTAATGATGAACTTGCTTTGGAAGTCAATGGTGATTACAGTAGAAAATATGGTTATCTTAAATTTTCCAATTACAATAACTACACAAAAGATTCCAATTATTCTAAGCCAGTGAGGAATCTCCTAAACAATGTATGGTATCAAGCAGAGGAAATTTTCCCAGTGAATGGTGTTCCTGAAGTTAGGCAGCATGCTTTCTGGGTTCCAGTTCACAAGAAATACTATCAAATCGCAAAGCAGCTTAaggtaaaatataatttcaaacCCAATTTCCCCTTGTAAGAAAATGTAGAACTTTTTTTGGTTAAATTATTCTAGACAtgcctataattttatttaatttttagttaggtatttttagtttaaaagtGTGTAATGATGTCTTtgtattatatacatattttttaaccTAATCTCTATAGTGCAAATTATTAGAGTATTATTAGAATTGTTAGTAGTTAGAAATATGGCGGTTGATAATTCTAGGTTTATCTATGATAGTTAGTTATGTCTCTATAAATGACTTTGTATTGTCTTATTATTATGAATATACAATTCATTTTCTTAGTCCCTTCTCATGAGTTCTAACATAAACATTGCTAATCATATTTATatagattaaaaattttgtattcaAAACCTCTGTATTGGATGATAAATTTGTaggttttctaaaaaaatatgtaccatatagaatttaaattagaaagacttttttaaaaaatgtttgtaTAATGTTAAGAtagttagaaataattaaagttataggaatttgattgaaaaattctacacaatataaaatttaatcacaagattttaaattaatagaaTTTAATCTCTAATTTTGTGTAACtgattgtttgtttatgattcaCTACAGAATGTTAAATTGAGTGGCTGTGTGAACACAACAACATGCTTGCCAAGAAATCCAAGTGTGGTGAGAGTGAAGAAAGGGATTACTGCCAATGTGTTTGTTGACAACCAAGCTTATAGAGAATTCTTGAACTCCAAATTTGGTGCCACCCCAGTGGACATGGAAACCGCCGCAGTTGCTTTAGTTTGTTTTCAGCAGAGAATACCTTTCATTGCCATTAGAGCACTATCCGATTTAGCTGGTGGCGGTTCTGCATTGTCCAATGAAGCAGCTTTGTTCACCTCTTTAGCTTCCCAAAATGCATTTGATGTTCTTCTCTCATTCATCTCCCTATTGAAAATTAATTCTTAGCTTTGCCttcctttgttttttttaattgttgaaTTAGCTTTTCAATTAATCAAAAAGTGTAACCCCTAGTTATTCTCAACGGTTATGGGAATTTTACTATATTATTGTTTAACTTTCTCTTAATAATCTAAAATCAAATCACTCTTGTTTAACTTGCTGGTGAAGGGAATTGTTTGGttctttataataataataagaacaatATATGGTGATTAATTACTTTCTTTCCTTTAAATATTtctgaattaaaaaattaaataaatatctaaattaaccttcaaaaaattttagatctAACATTTAGATtcttatatcttttaaaaatcttcaaaaattactCTCGTCGAACATATTAGttccattattattttaaaaatggactaatttatcttataataatatttttgagacataattattttatagtaGAATCTATTAAGATTGTATTTATCTAACAcatgtattaaaaatttaattaaatgaacaaattttcatacaaaaatataattatcaaacatttttagaaaataaaaatgtattcgatttaaaattttatgaaaagtAATTTCGAGGTTTTCTCTAAACAATCTGACTAGAGGGTGCAAATGGTCATTTCACATTGCCGTCCAAACCATTTCGCGCCTTCAAATACCATCAGAATATTACTGAGTGTACTATACTCAACTGAAATCTTAACCGTTATTTCCGTTAGAACCGTCCTCCGCCGCTATGACTACAGCCGTCACGGCCGCCGAGATTCTCCGCCACACCACCGCCTTCCTCTCCGACGTCATTTCCAACCGCGATCTCCGCCACCGCCTAATCTCCATCCTCCACCGAGACACCACCACCGCCGCAATCTCCGACGAATCTGCCGCAAAACTCGCCGCGGATACTCTTGAAACCGCGATCATGCTCTCCAACTTCGCCTCCCGCTCCTGCTCCCTTTCCCTTGCTGAGAAGCTCCTCCTCCCTCTGTCCGACCACCCGCTTCCTTTCTTCCTCCTCTCACTTGTCCACACCCTCCACAACCGCCACCTCGATGCCGCTGTTTCTCTCCTCCGTTTCTTCCGTTCTAACCCTTCCCTCGCCCGATCGGAGATCGCACCGGTCCTCTACGACCGTCTTTTCTCCCTACAGCTACTCTCCGTGTTCCGGTGGCTGCTGGAACGGAGAGCGCAGATCCTCTCATCATCTTCAGTTTCGGAAGACGCTACTCACTCGCTGTCGAAGGTGAGCGAGGAGCAGGCGTCGAAACTGAGGGAGCTGGAGAGAGAGTACGAGGAGATTCTCGATGAGAATTGCAGGGCTGTTGCGGCGCGTTTCGAAGAGGTTTTGGCCAGTGAAAATGCGTCCATTAGTCCACCATTGCTGGCGAGGAAGAGCTCCGGGGAAGCCGGCGGGGCGGAGAACAATGTGGAGGTGGAGGAGGACGAGGAGGAGCAGTTAGTGATGGAGGAAACAGAAATGATTGCGTTGAAGAGCGGACACTACGATAATGTAAGGATTAATatgctaatttttttatgaccAACAGATTAATTAAACTGAGACTTCTTTAACATTGAAGGTTTAGAATTTGatcataatttttttgagaGAAGCCAAATTAAACCATTCACTGCTCTATAAACAAGAGACAATTAGGATTCTCTTGAATTTGGTTGATGAGTTTTGAACGATCATTATGTCACTGTTGTAGCCAATATGGAGCGAAAGGGAAGAAGCCTCCATTGAGTTTTTGAGCAGTGGTTCTTGCAGCAATTCCTCCTACGCACCATTTTATCCACGAAGAGTCTCTCCCACAATCCTCAAACCCCAAAACTCTTCACAAAACTTGGCATCACTCGCTGATGAAACCGAGTCTTCATTGGTTGACAAGAGTTTGACTAGTTCCTCCTCAGAATCAGAAGCAGAAAGAGAGATCACTAGTACTTCATGTTCGAAAAGGACCCCGAATCTGGTTAGAACCGGAAACAAATCCTTGAGTACTCCCAAAATCCTTAAACCACAAAAATCTGCAAAATGTTTGAAACCACCACCCTATTTAACAAACTTAGCTGATGAAGCAGAATCTTTGGATAAGAATTTACCTTGTTCATACTCCGAATCTGAAGCAGAAAGTGAGGTAGTGGGGACTAAATTTCTTATATATGATAGCCATTTTAGACTTTTAGTGCTATAAGCTGCTGAACTGGTGAAATTTTGTCCCTGTAGGAAAAGGACGAAAAGATATCACTAttggagcctcagaaattccaaaccccaaaacaaacaaaaaatatttgttcAGGATCCATGTGGTATGTCATGCTTAATTGTTTCTGcattttctaattaaaaaaaattatggctATATATACATGTACCTTAATATTCACCTAAAAAGTTTCATTTTCTAAGCTTGCATTTCTCCTGTTTTTAGTTCTCCAGATTATAACATGGAAGACGAACATGTGCCTCCAGAGGACTTTGTCTGTCCATTAACAAGTAACCTATTTGATGATCCTGTGACCCTTGAGACAGGACACACATTTGAACGCCATGCTATTGAAGAATGGCTTAAAAGGGGAAACTTAACTTGTCCCATCACTCGCAAGAAGCTGCGAAAGACTCGCTTACCGAAAACAAATCTCGTGCTCAAACAAATAATCTCAAGCTGGAAAGAACAAAATCTCAATTCAGTAGTCGAAATGCCATGTGACAGTCCACATGGAGATACCGAGCTGAAAGTGGAGTGTTCAACTTCTCCTAACAGTGTCATATCAGAGGCGACGCTTGACGGAATGATGAGCGAGTTGCGCAATGCAATCAACAAACTGTATATGTCAGAGGTGCTTGCGGAATCTGAAATGGCTGTGCTTCAAATTGAGAAGATTTGGAGAGAACTGAACCTAATAGTTGTTGATATCCATAGTATGCTATCAAAACCTGCTATCATCAATGGATTCATGGGGGTGCTTCTTAAGTCTTTTGATCCAAAGGTGCTGCAAACAGCAGTTTTCTTGTTAACTGAGATGGGTTGCGTAGACAGTAATGTAATTCAGACGCTTAGCCATGTTGACACTGATGTAGAATGGATCAAGACTCTTTTCAAGAAAGGTGTAAAAGAGGCTGTGGTGTTAATGTATCTTCTGAAACCTTCCACTATCATTCTTTCAGATATGGCAACAGTGGAGGCTCTCATTGCAGTTGTAAATATGAAAGAGGAAGAATTTCTAGAGATGTGTTTGAGTCCCAAAACGGCTGCAGTGCTTTTACTTGCGCAGGTTGTTGGAAGCAGTGAAGAGAGCATTGCATCTTCAGTTGCACAGGCTGTGTTATCcgaaagagaaattgaagctATAGTTGGCAGTTTGGGAGCAGAATGGGCAGAGGAGAGGGTTGCTGCGGTTGAGATCTTGTTAAAATGCATGCAAGAAGATGGTACTTGCAGGAATATCATTGCTGATAAGGCACAATTATCTACCTTTTTGGAAAGCCTTGTAGGTGCAACTGAGGGAGAACTTTTCAAGatagttaaatttttatctgAGTTGGTAAAACTGAATAGGTAAGTTTACATTTTACAAACATGAATTAAGCTGTATTGTTTATGATTGGGGTTTGATTCTCTCGTATATGGTTCTGTCCAGGAGAACATTCAATGAACAAATCCTTCACATTATAAAGGAAGAAGGTCCTTTAAGCACAATGCACACTCTCCTCATTTCTCTGCAGACAGCTCATCAATTCCATTTTCCAGTGTTGGCTGGCCTCTTACTCCAACTTGATCTTCTGGTTTGAATCTGTCTCTTACTGCCTGATCCTGACTATATCCTCTTTGATCCCTTCATCTTTGTGCAAGTCACTTTAGAGTTCACTAACTTATAGACTTATTGATAGGAAAAAAATTGGATGTTTTCTGGGATACAATTCTCTGAATGATTGCCTCTAGGTCCGAAATGCTGAATTTGttagataaaccataaaaattgAATGTTTTCTGGGATACAATTTCTGAATGATTGCCTCTAGGTCCGAAATGCTCTGAATTCGTtaataaaccataaaaatgGAATTTCATCGCAATATGTAAGATGAGGCTCTCCAAGGCCTAAACATGCTCATGTGAGGGGGTATAATAGATATAAAACCTTTTGGGAGAGATGGTTTTGTGatagatattttattgataatagAGAGTTAATATTCACTTCTTGCTCATGGCATTTGCAGGTGGAGCAAACAAAGATGAGCATATACTCTGAGGAGGCAATAGATACTCTTATCTCATGCTTGAGAAAGACTGATTACCCTGCTGTCCAATTAGAAGCTGCCAAGATAATTGCGTCACTGCAAGGGAGATTCAACTATGCCGGAAAGTCTCTTAGCCGAGAAGTCCTTCTTGAACGTGCTGGTCTTGACAGAAGCTACAACAATTTTCTACAGATGGACCAGATCAGCAACTTCAACGAAGGAATTGAAGCATCTATGGTAATGTACAGTTCCAAAGAAACCGTGTTTCTGAATTAATGATAAGAAATGCTATAAGCCTAATTAACCATTATCAACAGAAAGAAGAGAATGCAGCTGAGGACTGGGAAAGAAAAGCTGCATCAGTTCTAGTTAGCCATGACTGTGGTTTACTTTTTGAGGCTTTAGCAGATGGCTTGAAGAGCCAAAATGAAGAACTACGCTCTGCATGCTTTATATCAGCTACATGGCTCATATATATGATCACCATTCTACCAGATACTGGAATACAAGGGGCAGCACGAGTCTTCTTTCTCAAACACTTCATATTCATATTGAAATCTGCCGAGGACACTGAAGACAGAATCCTTGCCATGCTTGCTCTTAAGAGCTTTCTTCATTTTGATGGTAATTCTTGTATATGTTATTTTTGCCTTCTGAATTacttaattattcaaaaaattacaGTATAAAGCTGTCTCTGTATATATATAAGCCTTCCAGTTCCAGCAGAATAATTTTCTCTATCTGTTTTGAAATAAATACTCGAATGCTGGATGTCATTGGTTTAAAGTTTAGGAAATGATTACTGTGCTTCTTTTGAATTTCAGATGGCTTACGTGATCTTACTTCCTATGCGAAGGATATCCTCAAAGCACTGAGAGAATTAGAGGGGTTCTCTCCCATGGCATCAGAAATTATGAAGGTTTTGGTTGAAGAACCTGAATCTAAAGCAGTAAGTTCAATTTGTGCTTGAACCATTTTTAAGATACAGGAATAGAAAATCACACACTTTAACGTCCTTGATTGGAACAGGACATCTGGATTCATAAAGAGGTAACTAAAATAGATTGCAGTGGGAATGGAGAAGTTCTTTCTATCATTTGCTTTGAAGATAAAATCTTTTCAGGGCATTCAGATGGAACTATTAAGGTACTTAAGAGATAAAAGATTGTTCTTGTCTTCTTAATTCTACCGAGTTGGAACAATAGTTGAGTTGTCTCTTTGTGGTCTCACGAGATCATGAGTTCAAATCCTGAAATAAGCCACTgatataattattagattaGGTGCCTACATTTTACCTTTGGGTGTGGTCTTTTCCCGAATCTTGTGTTAATGTAGGATGTTTATGCACCAAATTGCCCTTTAATATTTATTGTGCATGTTTGAAGGTGTGGAAAGTAAAGGAAAGCATAGTCGATCTCTTGCAAGAGATTAAAAGGCATACGAAGGATGTTACAAGCTTGGCAATTTCGGAATCTGGCGACAGATTATACAGCGGTTCACTTGATAGAACTGTAAaggtaatatattttaatttgcagCAGTAAGTAACTAATTTCAATGACATGCAACATGCTTATGTAATATGTATGTGATTTCTTGAATATCAGGTCTGGTCCATTGAAATGGCTGCAATACATCATGTACAAGAACATGATATGAAGGACCACATTCATAATTTAGTTGTGACCAATAGTATGTGTTGCTTCAGTCCTCATGGAAGTGGCATCAAGGTACTCAATTAATCATTTGTTTACTCAGCGATGACAAAGTGGTTAATATGTGAGATATGCCATATCCCAAGATAAATGTAACtgataaataaatatcatgCTTGACACGTTTGTCGGATCTGCAATTTGTACTACTCCCTCTGGTGTACAATATCCATGACTTAAGTAGATAAACTTTTGTCTACTTTTGGAACAGATTTAGATACTTCACCCAAATAATGGAAATTCTTTGCATGTAGCCCTTCCTCTCATACTAATAGAATCATCACTGTT
The Arachis duranensis cultivar V14167 chromosome 5, aradu.V14167.gnm2.J7QH, whole genome shotgun sequence genome window above contains:
- the LOC107490290 gene encoding putative E3 ubiquitin-protein ligase LIN-1 isoform X2 — encoded protein: MTTAVTAAEILRHTTAFLSDVISNRDLRHRLISILHRDTTTAAISDESAAKLAADTLETAIMLSNFASRSCSLSLAEKLLLPLSDHPLPFFLLSLVHTLHNRHLDAAVSLLRFFRSNPSLARSEIAPVLYDRLFSLQLLSVFRWLLERRAQILSSSSVSEDATHSLSKVSEEQASKLRELEREYEEILDENCRAVAARFEEVLASENASISPPLLARKSSGEAGGAENNVEVEEDEEEQLVMEETEMIALKSGHYDNPIWSEREEASIEFLSSGSCSNSSYAPFYPRRVSPTILKPQNSSQNLASLADETESSLVDKSLTSSSSESEAEREITSTSCSKRTPNLVRTGNKSLSTPKILKPQKSAKCLKPPPYLTNLADEAESLDKNLPCSYSESEAESEEKDEKISLLEPQKFQTPKQTKNICSGSMCSPDYNMEDEHVPPEDFVCPLTSNLFDDPVTLETGHTFERHAIEEWLKRGNLTCPITRKKLRKTRLPKTNLVLKQIISSWKEQNLNSVVEMPCDSPHGDTELKVECSTSPNSVISEATLDGMMSELRNAINKLYMSEVLAESEMAVLQIEKIWRELNLIVVDIHSMLSKPAIINGFMGVLLKSFDPKVLQTAVFLLTEMGCVDSNVIQTLSHVDTDVEWIKTLFKKGVKEAVVLMYLLKPSTIILSDMATVEALIAVVNMKEEEFLEMCLSPKTAAVLLLAQVVGSSEESIASSVAQAVLSEREIEAIVGSLGAEWAEERVAAVEILLKCMQEDGTCRNIIADKAQLSTFLESLVGATEGELFKIVKFLSELVKLNRRTFNEQILHIIKEEGPLSTMHTLLISLQTAHQFHFPVLAGLLLQLDLLVEQTKMSIYSEEAIDTLISCLRKTDYPAVQLEAAKIIASLQGRFNYAGKSLSREVLLERAGLDRSYNNFLQMDQISNFNEGIEASMKEENAAEDWERKAASVLVSHDCGLLFEALADGLKSQNEELRSACFISATWLIYMITILPDTGIQGAARVFFLKHFIFILKSAEDTEDRILAMLALKSFLHFDDGLRDLTSYAKDILKALRELEGFSPMASEIMKVLVEEPESKADIWIHKEVTKIDCSGNGEVLSIICFEDKIFSGHSDGTIKVWKVKESIVDLLQEIKRHTKDVTSLAISESGDRLYSGSLDRTVKVWSIEMAAIHHVQEHDMKDHIHNLVVTNSMCCFSPHGSGIKVKSWNGESKLLNSNKHAKCLALVQGKLYCGCHDSSIQEIDLATGKLISIQSGSKKLLGKANPIHALKLHGEFIYATSSSFDGSVIKIWNTSNNNRIHMVGSLQTSLEVRAMAVSSELIYLGCKGGAVEIWDRKKYNRINTLHTGSNYRVVCMALNSTEDILVIGTSDGQIQAWGVK